The Mastacembelus armatus chromosome 20, fMasArm1.2, whole genome shotgun sequence DNA segment CTCAAGAAGGCAGATGCTCCATATGCCCTGAGTGTTGCCAACAGGCTGTATGGGGAGAAGTCCTACCAGTTTCTTGAGGTGAAACTGTAAATGATACAGAAATAatctttatgtaaatgtaaaggaTCTTTACTCGCTCTAAGTCCAACACATTCATTCCGTTCCACCATTAAAGCAAAGCAGCTACGTTTTCAGATGAGAACATTTGAAAGTTGGAATtagtaaaataatttcaaaatacaCTACACCTTGTTTTGTCCAGCACTTTTCAAGTGAcgggtgaaaaagaaaaacacaatatcaTATGAAGAACAGCTTAGAAGAGCAAAATAAATAGCTGACAAAAACACCTGGAAGATGAATTCAATCAAAGATTATTTATTACAGATGGATTAATTCAACTGGAACCAGTAGATTTTGATGCAGCTCAGCATCAGACCTCCTCTGAATTGTGGTCTCTATTAATGCTGCCTTTATTTTGGAGTCATAGTGTGATGTTCTCATGATTCCAGGACTTTTTAGCAAGAATGAAAAAGTTCTACAGCACTGACCTGGAGTCTGTGGACTTCAAAACCAAGGCGGAGAAGGCGAGGGTCAACATCAATAGCTGGgtagaaaaacagacacaaggTAAATCTCCAAACTAAGCCTTTTGCATCTCATGAATCAAACTGCAGTCACACATAAAAGCCATTAAACCTAATTCTTCAGTGCTTTCAGACAGTTTTTGAATTGTTGTCACTTGGTAGAGACTGGTTTCATTTGCATCAAAGGAAAAGATGCATTTACACCTTCTGTGAATCCTAATGGATCACTCCTTGTCCTTTGTTATGTTCTGTGTACAGGTTACCATGGGCATAAATTAAATTTGCAGTTATTTCcagtttttcctgtttaatTTTCCTTAACTATGTGATTTGCCTCAGGGATGTGAGAAATTGTAGATTTCAAAACTTAGGTGCAGACAGTTCAGTGCAATTAATTCAATAACTCTTTAATTAGTTCAAACTGAAGTGGCCTGAGatgtaaaaaaaactgtatagGAGAGTATGACACTATTTGGTGCTCATGCTTTTactttggctgtgtgtgtgtgtgtgtttgaataaaTGTGAGCATCACTTTAAGGGCTTGAATGGCCTTAGCTCCTGACCCAGCACATGCATACCTACATCATGGCATCTACTTGTAAGGCATTTTAAGCGAGTCCTGGGTCTCAGACAGCTTCTTGCAGTGAGTTAGAGCATTTTGTATATCTAAAGTGATGATCATGCTTTGTCCTTGAATTCTTTTTACAGGAAAGATTAAAGACCTGCTTGCCAAGGACGTGGTGGACAGCCTGACTCGGCTGGTGCTGGTCAATGCCGTCTATTTCAAAGGCAACTGGAACATACAGTTCAAAGAGGAGGCTACTGTTGATGCTGAGTTTAGAACGAATAAGGTAACGCTCCATTTACCTGCTAATCACAGGTAAAACTAGTTGTCTTAAGTGCCACATGACAGGAAAAATAGTCTTAGCTACCCCACTAGTAAAAATCCTCCAGGGTTTTCTGTGCCTAACTAGGTCTGCGGTGGTTCAATATCTGATCCAAGTAAAAAAATGTAGCATTCACTAGCTGAACAAGTGGTTTATCTGCTCAGTGATAGAACCATCACCTAAAAATCCGTCTCTGTTCATAGTGCGACTGTTGCAGCTGTTGTTACATCATCCAGCGACGTGTTGCTACTTGCTATCAGGCCATAGTCAGGATTTACTGCATAGACCTCTGCtgtcatggttacaataacAAACATGGGGCGTTCCTGCTTCACGCTAAAATCACAGTTATGTTTAGAATGACTTGGGTCAGAACAGTCACTGTTAGTTTGTTCCTAGTGTGAGAAGACAGACACATCTTTCCTGTGATGTTTTAGGATTTCTTTCACCACTCAGGAGGGAAGCACAGATAGTTTGTCTGGACCTCTGGATATTTTACTGTGTCACCATTGCTTGAAACAACATGTCCTGACCAACCCAGCCCATAGCGTTGTTTGATTCCAGTCCATGTAGTGTGGGAGGGCACGCCTACTTTCTATTCACACCTATGATGTGTCAGAAAGTGTAGACTGAATCTAACATGTACCTTAGTTTCTTAGGAAATGATGCCCCCCATTGTGCGCCATTCTGCTTCAAGTTACCTGGTTTCCTGACGGGACAGtacaaactaaactaaaacattttccattagTGTAAACTGTGTAAACAGTGCTCGTGCACAGTGCTGGTGGCTTTGCAGATGCACCATGTGTTGTATGTGTCTTTGATGGAGGAATGAGAGACTCAGCTGATCCTCttgatggatggagggagaTGAGCTTATCTCAGTTTCCTCAGgaagtgaagctgctgctggactttCATTATAAACCGAGCTGGTGTTGAGGGGCCATGAGATTCTCCACCAGGTGGACACCAAGAAATTTGGTGTTCTCCACCAAATTTCCACAGAGGAGCCAGCAATGGTCACTGCAGAGTGGTCACTCTGTGCCTTCCTGAAGTCCACATCCATCTCTTTCTTTTGATCCATGTTCAAAACCAGGTTGTTGAGTCTGCACCAGTCCACCTCCTCATCATTGTTGCTGATGAGCCCCATCATGGCCATATCATCAGTGAACTTATGAGTGTCTAAACAGCAGAGGACTGAGCACAGAGCCCTGTGGTGCTACAGTACTCAGTATGGTGATTTTAGAGATGTTTCACAGATCCAGACTGACCGAGGTCTCTCAGTTAGGAAGTCCAGGGTCCATTTGCAGAGGGAGATATTCCGGCCCAGCAAGCTCAGTTTTTCTAACACATGCTTGGGACTGATGGTGTTGATGCCTGAACTGAAGTCTATGAACAACATGTGAACACAGGTATCCTTCTTGTCCCAGTGCCAGGTGGAACGTGGTGGCGATGGTCTCGTCTACTGAGTGGTTGGGTTCAGTCCTCCTGGTCTTTTTTGTGTCACTGCTACAGGCACCACTGATGTCCTGTTGTTGGTGATGGCATGGATGTCCTGCCATAAGGACCCTGTCCCCACTGTCAGTAAAGGGAGTCTATGTACTTCACTTTTTCCATGGCCTGGGACACTTTGGCTGTCACTGCTCTCAGAATTTCATCAGAAGATCATCCCATCCTGGAGTTTTCTGggctttataaaatataataataacaattataTCATGTGACTATTATAGTATGAATCTATAATGTAGAATAGAACCACACAACAAGGACTCATGGTGCATAAAATTGTCCAAAGCTACAAACATGAATTATAGTTTTATAGAGTCTGAgcttgaaaaaagaaaagtgcttgttttgtttcctgttgcttCTAGAATGACACTAAACCGGTGAAGATGATGTGCCAGAAAACTAAATTCCCTCTCACCTTCATTCCTGATGCTAACTGCCAGGTAATGTCCATGTTCTCTGTATGTGATTATGACATTTTTCATGAGATTTTCATACCATATTCCAAACAACAACATGCTTCGGGCTAAAGAAACCACATCATCTATACATGAAATTCAATTAAAAGCAGAATTACAATTCTTCTGGGCAGATCTTAGAGATGCCGTATAAAGGGAAGGACCTAAGCATGCTCATCTTCCTGCCCAATGAGATAGAGGACGATACAAACGGCTTGGAGAAGGTAAGACACAAAAAGATACACAATAAACAAAGGTGCAATCAACAGACTAATAAATGATGTTGTATCCATAACCAGCTGGAGAAAGAGCTAACCTATAAGAAGTTTGTGGCGTGGACCAGTCCAGACGTAATGGATGAAACTCAGACGGAGGTGAAGCTGCCTCGATTCAAGATGGAGGAGACGTATGACATGAAGAATGTCCTGAAAAGAATGGGCATGGTCAATGTTTTTGATAGCACAAAAAGTGACTTCAGTGGTGAGATACATATTTCATTACAGACATAGCTACAGTAGATTTCAAGTAAAGTATTGTGTTCGGTCAAAACTTTCTAAATCCTCTGGATACAGGCATGTCTCCAGCCAACGACCTCGTCCTCTCAAAGGTCGTCCACAAGGCTTTCGTGGAGGTCAACGAGGAGGgaactgaggctgctgctgccactgctgccgTCATGGAAGAACGTGCCCTAATAGTTCCATCCACCTTCGTCGCAGACCaccccttcctcttcttcatccgACATAACCCCACCAAGAGCGTTCTCTTTGCCGGTCGATACTGCTCCCCAGAGTAAGCCCTACTGTAACCCACTGTTTATCTCGCACATATGGGCTGATCATGAGACGGGCCACCCCGGCACAAACACGTAATAGATCCCCACCTGTCCTACATCAGTCCAAGAGTCACagattgcatttgttttgtgtctttttgtggaCATATTAAAGGCCCTCACCTCAGAGTCTCTTTGTGTTCGTTTCAcatctctttgtggtcattttgtgtctctctaTGTGTGACATCTCTTATACTGGGGCAagttttccatctttttttgGTAGTTTCAGATTTTTCCGTAGCcactctttgtttcttttggcagttttatgcttttgtttggtAGGTTTGCATCTTTTtgtggccacagtttgttcgtGGGCTGCTGGGGTTGACAAGAGTACCTTTGTATTACTGTAGATGTAAATCCCGTCAGTCCTGCTTATATGTTTAAATTCACATCTCATATTTTCATATGTTCAAGTCTGCAGAAAATGGCTCTGTGCAGTGCACTCtcacatttacactgaaaactaCAAAACCTGCAGGTGTTGACCACGGTCTGTTGCTGGCAGATGTGCTTGAACTGAATCCCAAAATCTTAACAAACAGATTTTCTGaggattatttgcattttaaatagtttttgcTTGTGCGGGATAATCACTGTGTGTCCTTTTGCTATCTGAGACCAGCACTTTCTGGTCTATAGAACTGTTGGTCCTACACATCAGAGTCCACAGAAGacttttaaatgcagttttaccATATATTACATTGAGGATGAGTATAAGATAAGAACATATTACCAGATTAATGAATCCAGACTATTTCCTTCAATTAAGGTATGCATCCCTTTGCttgtacaaattaaataaaGGACTTAATCACTCCGTGCCCTGCTTTGTTGAATTTTATAAATCTGTGAATTACAATGCAGTTTGCATGCTTCATATTGGATCTGTATTGTATTTCCTCTACATGCTACAACACTGGGAGGCCAGAAGAGGGCGCTGCACACACAGTAATACCTCTAATACAAATTTCTTAGTTTCTTCTGGTATTCTC contains these protein-coding regions:
- the LOC113121897 gene encoding leukocyte elastase inhibitor-like, whose translation is MASSTPLSKANTKFSLQLLKKLSEEDKTANIFFSPFSISSALAMVMLGAGGDTAKQISEVLCFAEAQPPNPAEVQQEMQTKSANQSQVQMRMQMRTQIQQSSRLPGYLRKCLKPQECQEEVHASFAQLLSELKKADAPYALSVANRLYGEKSYQFLEDFLARMKKFYSTDLESVDFKTKAEKARVNINSWVEKQTQGKIKDLLAKDVVDSLTRLVLVNAVYFKGNWNIQFKEEATVDAEFRTNKNDTKPVKMMCQKTKFPLTFIPDANCQILEMPYKGKDLSMLIFLPNEIEDDTNGLEKLEKELTYKKFVAWTSPDVMDETQTEVKLPRFKMEETYDMKNVLKRMGMVNVFDSTKSDFSGMSPANDLVLSKVVHKAFVEVNEEGTEAAAATAAVMEERALIVPSTFVADHPFLFFIRHNPTKSVLFAGRYCSPE